A segment of the Bacteroidales bacterium genome:
AGATTGACACAGGCACTTGCCGATAAAGTTACCGACTTGCTCCTGAGAAACGATTACGGTCAAATGCCGGTTTTGAGCAAAGTTGTCAAGTATGAAGAACTAGAGGAATTCAATACCAAATCTATTGACATGGGCGACATTGGCAACAGGGCACTTCCAGATGAATATTATGATGTAAACAAATTTAATTTCACCGAAGTGTATTTTGATTTTATTTCAAATATTCTAGGTTCGCAGCAATTATCGCTATTTAATCACAATTTCCCTACAGTAAAACCGTAACGAAAAAATTTTTGTCGTTTAATTTGTTTGTGGTTTGTAGTTACACATTTTGCTAATGACAAATGACTTTAAACTGCAAATCCTTTAAACTTTTTTACGTTTCTAGCGTTTGAATATATATAATAGCTCAATATGAGTTATATTTGTATTACGTTAACAAAGTGTATTTTAAAAGAAATTGATGAATCATATACTTAAAAAAATATTAACAAGAGTTTTATTTTTGTGTCTGATTTTTTCTTTCGGCAGTTCGTTTTCACAGGAAAAAGCAAAAAAAGGAAAGAGGGGAATGAATCAGACTGATGAGTTTGGCAGAAAACAGGGAACATGGCAGTTTTATAGCTTTGACGGAACTTTAATATATCAGGTTGAATATGTTAATGACAAAAGGCACGGACTCGCAACACGGTATCATGCAGGAACGGGTGGAGTTATGGAAGAAGTAAATTATTTTGACGGACTAAAAGACGGTGAATGTAAAAAATACTACGCAACAGGGCAGGTAAGTGCGGAAGGTTCATACAAAGCTGGCAGAAAAGAAGGACCTTGGATTACTTACTATTCTGTAAATGGAGAAAAAAAGAGCGAAGGAAATTACGTCAAAGGAAAGATGGATGGTGAATGGAAATTTTATAATTCAAAAGCTATTCTTATAGCAAGCGGAACTTATAAAAATGATTTAAAAGAAGGAGTTTGGGAATATTATGATAGTGATGGAAATGTTGTTGCCACAAAAAAATATGTAAAAGGAAGTGAGTATAAAGAACCACCTGCCGGTAAAAATACAAAAGGAACTTCTACGAAAACTCCTAAGAAAAAATAATGTTGATGATATATCTACGCTGTTTCGAGGGGCGATATACCCAAATCGCTCATGTTAATCAATTTATTTTTTATTGCGTAGATTAATAATTCCGCAACATTTTTCGAATTGGTTTTTGAAAGGATATTTGTTTTATGCGCATTTATTGTTGCAGTACATACATAAAGTTTCTTCGCAATCTCTTTGCTCGTGTATCCTTTAGCTGAAAGTACAAGTACTTCCTTCTCTTTTTTTGTAAGTCCGCTTTCATCGGCAGGATTATTGC
Coding sequences within it:
- a CDS encoding toxin-antitoxin system YwqK family antitoxin: MNHILKKILTRVLFLCLIFSFGSSFSQEKAKKGKRGMNQTDEFGRKQGTWQFYSFDGTLIYQVEYVNDKRHGLATRYHAGTGGVMEEVNYFDGLKDGECKKYYATGQVSAEGSYKAGRKEGPWITYYSVNGEKKSEGNYVKGKMDGEWKFYNSKAILIASGTYKNDLKEGVWEYYDSDGNVVATKKYVKGSEYKEPPAGKNTKGTSTKTPKKK